The following proteins are co-located in the Fusobacteria bacterium ZRK30 genome:
- a CDS encoding MarR family transcriptional regulator, whose product MEKITSKFAGLVKTFSSIDKEINYTAKERLKLLGITKAESVYIKLIYESEGLTQYEIAKSLHMSKTLTIKHIGSLEKKNIIYKVEADLNKKQIYLTDKGVEIYKSFNEILELLGSIMFEEFSEKKIDEYIIILNSIKNNLNKFNKRRVNESDINHNKFE is encoded by the coding sequence ATGGAGAAAATAACAAGTAAATTCGCTGGACTGGTTAAAACATTTTCATCTATTGATAAAGAGATAAATTATACGGCCAAAGAAAGATTAAAATTATTAGGGATTACCAAGGCAGAAAGTGTATATATCAAGCTGATATATGAGTCAGAAGGACTAACCCAGTATGAGATAGCAAAATCTCTTCACATGAGTAAAACCCTTACAATAAAACACATCGGTAGTCTAGAGAAAAAAAATATCATATATAAAGTAGAAGCTGATTTAAATAAAAAACAAATTTATCTTACAGATAAAGGTGTGGAAATCTATAAAAGTTTTAATGAAATTTTAGAACTCCTAGGAAGCATTATGTTTGAGGAGTTTTCTGAAAAAAAAATAGATGAATATATAATAATTTTAAATTCTATAAAAAATAATTTAAATAAATTTAATAAAAGAAGGGTCAATGAGTCTGATATTAACCATAATAAATTTGAATAA
- a CDS encoding MBL fold metallo-hydrolase: MGKNTQTAAEVPNNHFDPKGKPASAFTVAKWEEQKNILPFEDKRDFEDQQKGFIAAPDYREIKDKDGNVVWSMGSYDFLLKEGEEYNTIHPSLQRQAILNMNYGLYKVRDGVYQIRGFDLANITFIKGKTGWIVFDPLTSPETSSAALKFINEQLGERPVVAVVYSHCHADHFGGARGVIDDKDVASGKVKVIAPIGFMEHAISENLASGNAMNRRLYFQYGVLLPADPHGHVDQSIGKNVSKGQVGLLAPNVIISKDIEKMTVDGVKMVFQNTPGTEAPAEMNTYFPDLKTFWAAENVTATIHNIYTLRGALVRDSLLWSKEIDKALYMFGQDADYMMASHSWPRFGNDRIQEVMRDQRDTYANLNNGVLNLANKGVTINEIHNEYEVPKSLQNKWHARSYHGSVQHNSRAVINRYLGYWDANPATLIPLSPGDSAPLYVEMMGGSRKIIKKGQELYDKGEYKLAQEILNKLVYAEPENQAAKDLLADVFEQIGYQQESPSVRNSFLEGASELRNGVPTGSSADTTGPDFIKGMDTGSWLDFLSIRLNSDKIGDTKFIANLKTPDNKEEYIIELNNSTLTNIKGFQHKNPDLTITVNRSDLNLVMMGQKTITQLLEEGGAKSTGDTSGIKKLEESLDTFDKGFEILPGTKG; this comes from the coding sequence ATGGGTAAAAATACACAAACTGCTGCTGAGGTTCCTAATAACCATTTTGATCCTAAGGGGAAACCTGCATCGGCATTTACTGTTGCAAAATGGGAAGAACAAAAGAATATTCTACCATTTGAGGATAAGCGGGATTTCGAAGATCAGCAAAAAGGATTTATAGCTGCACCTGATTATAGGGAGATTAAAGATAAAGATGGAAACGTTGTGTGGAGTATGGGAAGCTATGATTTCTTACTGAAAGAAGGGGAAGAGTATAATACTATTCACCCTTCACTGCAAAGGCAGGCAATTCTCAATATGAATTATGGATTGTATAAAGTAAGAGATGGAGTTTATCAAATTAGAGGCTTTGATCTAGCTAACATCACATTTATTAAAGGTAAAACAGGTTGGATTGTGTTTGACCCATTGACATCACCAGAAACTTCATCGGCAGCTCTTAAATTTATAAATGAACAATTAGGAGAACGGCCAGTAGTTGCAGTAGTTTACTCTCATTGCCATGCAGATCATTTTGGCGGGGCTAGAGGAGTAATTGATGATAAAGATGTGGCCAGCGGAAAGGTAAAAGTAATAGCTCCTATTGGATTTATGGAACATGCCATATCGGAAAATTTAGCATCAGGAAACGCTATGAATCGACGTCTATATTTCCAATATGGAGTGCTTCTTCCGGCAGATCCCCATGGACACGTAGACCAGTCTATAGGTAAAAATGTCTCAAAGGGTCAGGTCGGGTTATTAGCTCCAAATGTAATTATATCAAAGGATATAGAAAAAATGACAGTAGATGGTGTAAAAATGGTATTCCAAAATACACCTGGTACAGAGGCACCAGCTGAGATGAATACATATTTTCCTGATTTAAAAACATTCTGGGCAGCAGAAAATGTTACAGCAACAATTCATAATATTTATACATTAAGGGGGGCCTTGGTAAGAGATTCCCTTCTGTGGTCAAAAGAGATAGATAAAGCTCTATATATGTTTGGACAAGATGCAGATTATATGATGGCATCTCACAGCTGGCCGAGATTTGGAAATGACAGGATACAGGAAGTCATGAGAGATCAAAGAGATACATATGCCAACCTAAATAACGGAGTATTAAATTTAGCCAATAAAGGTGTAACTATCAATGAAATACATAATGAATATGAAGTTCCAAAAAGTCTTCAAAATAAATGGCATGCAAGAAGTTACCATGGATCGGTACAGCATAATAGTAGAGCGGTAATAAACAGATATTTAGGTTATTGGGATGCCAATCCAGCTACATTGATTCCATTATCACCTGGAGACTCAGCACCACTATATGTAGAAATGATGGGTGGAAGTAGAAAAATAATTAAAAAAGGACAGGAATTATATGATAAGGGAGAATATAAGCTGGCTCAGGAAATATTAAATAAACTGGTTTATGCAGAACCTGAGAATCAAGCAGCCAAAGATCTATTAGCAGATGTATTTGAACAAATAGGGTATCAGCAGGAAAGTCCAAGTGTAAGGAATAGTTTCTTAGAGGGAGCGTCTGAACTTAGAAATGGTGTACCGACAGGAAGTTCAGCAGACACAACTGGTCCTGATTTTATTAAAGGGATGGATACAGGATCGTGGCTGGATTTCTTATCTATTAGGCTGAATAGCGATAAGATAGGAGATACAAAATTTATTGCAAATCTAAAGACACCGGACAATAAAGAGGAATATATTATAGAATTAAATAATTCAACTCTAACTAATATAAAAGGATTCCAGCATAAAAATCCGGATTTAACTATTACAGTTAATAGGAGTGACTTAAACTTAGTTATGATGGGTCAAAAAACGATTACGCAGCTTTTAGAAGAAGGGGGAGCTAAGAGTACAGGAGATACATCGGGAATTAAAAAATTAGAAGAATCTTTAGATACATTTGATAAAGGTTTTGAAATCTTACCGGGGACCAAGGGATAG
- a CDS encoding MBL fold metallo-hydrolase, whose product MKKMKFAIVVLILVAVTGCNDSKTEVKAEEKTEVSSAHFDPKGKEASKYTIKKWEEQKNKLPFEDKRDFEEQRKGFIAAPDYREIKDKDGNVVWNIGSYDYLLKDGEEYNTIHPSLQRQAILNMNYGLYKVRDGVYQIRGFDLANITFIKGKTGWIVFDPLTSPETSSAALKFINEQLGERPVVAVVYSHCHADHFGGARGVIDDKDVASGKVKVIAPIGFMEHAISENLASGNAMNRRLYFQYGVLLPADPHGHVDQSIGKNVSKGQVGLLAPNVIISKDIEKMTVDGVKMVFQNTPGTEAPAEMNTYFPDLKTFWAAENVTATIHNIYTLRGALVRDSLLWSKEIDKALYMFGQDADYMMASHSWPRFGNDRIQEVMRDQRDTYANLNNGVLNLANKGVTINEIHNEYEVPKSLQNKWHARSYHGSVQHNSRAVINRYLGYWDANPATLIPLSPSDSAPLYVEMMGGNKEIIKKGQELYSTGKYKLAQEILNKLVYAEPENQEAKDLLADVFEQIGYQQESPSVRNSFLEGAYELRNGIPTGGSVDTTGPDFIKGMETESWIDFLSIRLNSKKIGDTKFIANLKTPDNKEEYIVELNNSTLTTIKGFQHEDPTFTITVNRKDLNPILMGQKTIEQLLEEGIATSTGDTSAIKKVRESLDTFEKGFEILPGTKK is encoded by the coding sequence ATGAAAAAAATGAAATTTGCAATAGTTGTACTGATCTTAGTAGCAGTTACTGGATGCAACGATAGTAAGACAGAAGTTAAAGCAGAGGAGAAAACAGAAGTTAGTTCTGCCCATTTTGATCCAAAGGGAAAGGAAGCATCAAAGTATACAATTAAAAAATGGGAGGAGCAAAAAAATAAACTGCCATTTGAAGACAAGAGAGACTTCGAGGAACAGAGAAAAGGATTTATAGCTGCCCCGGATTACAGGGAGATTAAAGATAAAGATGGAAATGTAGTATGGAATATAGGAAGTTACGATTATCTGTTGAAAGATGGGGAAGAGTATAATACTATCCACCCTTCACTGCAAAGGCAGGCAATTCTCAATATGAATTATGGATTGTATAAAGTAAGAGATGGAGTTTATCAAATTAGAGGCTTTGATCTAGCTAACATCACATTTATTAAAGGTAAAACAGGTTGGATTGTGTTTGACCCATTGACATCACCAGAAACTTCATCGGCAGCTCTTAAATTTATAAATGAACAATTAGGAGAACGGCCAGTAGTTGCAGTAGTTTACTCTCATTGCCATGCAGATCATTTTGGCGGGGCTAGAGGAGTAATTGATGATAAAGATGTGGCCAGCGGAAAGGTAAAAGTAATAGCTCCTATTGGATTTATGGAACATGCCATATCGGAAAATTTAGCATCAGGAAACGCTATGAATCGACGTCTATATTTCCAATATGGAGTGCTTCTTCCGGCAGATCCCCATGGACACGTAGACCAGTCTATAGGTAAAAATGTCTCAAAGGGTCAGGTCGGGTTATTAGCTCCAAATGTAATTATATCAAAGGATATAGAAAAAATGACAGTAGATGGTGTAAAAATGGTATTCCAAAATACACCTGGTACAGAGGCACCAGCTGAGATGAATACATATTTTCCTGATTTAAAAACATTCTGGGCAGCAGAAAATGTTACAGCAACAATTCATAATATTTATACATTAAGGGGGGCCTTGGTAAGAGATTCCCTTCTGTGGTCAAAAGAGATAGATAAAGCTCTATATATGTTTGGACAAGATGCAGATTATATGATGGCATCTCACAGCTGGCCGAGATTTGGAAATGACAGGATACAGGAAGTCATGAGAGATCAAAGAGATACATATGCCAACCTAAATAACGGAGTATTAAATTTAGCCAATAAAGGTGTAACTATCAATGAAATACATAATGAATATGAAGTTCCAAAAAGTCTTCAAAATAAATGGCATGCAAGAAGTTACCATGGATCGGTACAGCATAATAGTAGAGCGGTAATAAATAGATATTTAGGTTATTGGGATGCCAATCCAGCTACATTGATTCCACTATCTCCATCAGATTCAGCACCGTTATATGTAGAGATGATGGGTGGAAATAAGGAAATTATTAAAAAAGGACAGGAGTTATATAGTACTGGGAAATACAAATTAGCCCAGGAAATATTAAATAAATTAGTATATGCAGAGCCTGAAAACCAAGAAGCAAAAGATCTTTTGGCAGATGTGTTTGAACAGATAGGATATCAGCAGGAGAGTCCAAGTGTAAGAAATAGTTTCTTAGAAGGGGCATATGAACTTAGAAATGGTATACCAACAGGAGGTTCTGTAGATACAACTGGACCAGATTTCATTAAAGGAATGGAGACAGAATCATGGATAGATTTCTTATCAATTAGATTAAATAGTAAAAAAATCGGAGATACTAAATTCATTGCAAATCTAAAGACACCGGATAATAAAGAGGAATATATTGTAGAGTTAAATAACTCAACTTTGACAACAATAAAAGGATTCCAACATGAAGATCCTACATTTACTATTACAGTAAATAGAAAGGATTTGAATCCTATATTGATGGGTCAAAAAACAATTGAGCAACTGTTAGAAGAGGGGATAGCCACGAGTACAGGCGACACATCAGCAATAAAAAAAGTAAGAGAATCTTTAGATACATTTGAGAAAGGATTTGAAATCTTGCCAGGGACTAAAAAATAA
- the ebgR gene encoding transcriptional regulator EbgR has product MATLKEIAEKVGVSPATISRVLNEDKNISVKDETRVKIFNIAKELGYKTIAERYIDKKIQRKYKIGVVFSHSEKVELEDSYYRSIKFGIENQCKKRGFSIVKSYYPNIDDAITNKLSKADGIIAVGWFTPTEIKELNLISKNIIFVDSCPDEEKFDSVVVDLRKIVENVINYFIEIGYKRIGFIGGRDTAYDGTINMDSRESTFREYGKFKGVISEKDIYVGNFTTLDGYNLASKIIQEKSIPEALFIANDSMAIGALKAFNENAINIPNDLSIISVNDIPNAKFTFPSLSTVRIHSEFMGIEAVELMFQKLEMNRDIPLKILVPTKLILRDSSK; this is encoded by the coding sequence ATGGCCACACTCAAAGAAATAGCTGAAAAGGTAGGTGTATCTCCTGCAACTATATCAAGAGTCTTAAATGAAGATAAAAATATAAGTGTTAAGGATGAAACAAGGGTTAAAATTTTTAATATCGCCAAGGAATTAGGCTATAAAACTATAGCTGAACGTTATATAGATAAAAAAATACAGAGAAAATATAAAATAGGTGTGGTTTTCAGTCACAGTGAAAAAGTGGAGTTAGAAGACTCCTACTATCGTTCAATTAAATTTGGAATTGAGAATCAGTGTAAAAAAAGAGGATTTAGTATAGTTAAATCATACTACCCTAATATAGACGATGCCATTACTAACAAATTATCTAAAGCAGATGGAATTATTGCTGTCGGATGGTTTACCCCAACGGAGATCAAAGAGTTAAACTTAATTTCTAAGAATATTATATTTGTCGACTCCTGTCCTGATGAAGAAAAGTTTGATTCAGTGGTAGTAGATCTCCGTAAAATTGTAGAAAATGTAATCAATTATTTTATAGAGATTGGATATAAAAGAATTGGATTTATCGGGGGCCGGGATACTGCCTATGACGGAACTATTAATATGGATTCCAGGGAAAGTACATTTAGAGAATATGGTAAATTTAAGGGTGTAATCTCTGAAAAGGATATATATGTTGGAAACTTTACTACTCTTGATGGGTATAATTTAGCATCAAAAATCATCCAAGAAAAGAGTATCCCTGAAGCTTTATTTATAGCAAATGACTCTATGGCAATCGGAGCATTAAAAGCTTTCAATGAAAATGCCATCAACATTCCAAATGATCTGTCTATTATCAGTGTAAATGATATCCCAAATGCTAAGTTTACCTTTCCTTCCCTTTCAACTGTTAGAATCCATTCTGAATTTATGGGAATTGAAGCTGTGGAACTTATGTTTCAAAAATTAGAGATGAATAGAGACATTCCTTTAAAGATACTGGTTCCGACTAAATTAATTTTAAGGGACAGCTCTAAATAA
- the ebgA gene encoding beta-galactosidase subunit alpha, translating into MLDWENQNLLHKNRMGARANFYTYGSREDALSSMRGRSEGFKLLNGVWKFSYYENPRFVPSNFYSEKFDSSRLDDIEVPSCWQLKGYGQMQYTDEGYPFTVDAPHVPSENPTGIYIREFYLNKDEIKKQNIIRFDGVDSIFYLYINGREVGMSKGSRLTAEFDITDYVREGMNKIVVKVLQWSDASYIEDQDMWWLSGIFRDIFIVSRDKVSIHDIFVKTHLDSEYEDAKLEIDLELKNLMEAIEVEIDYTLLDIENKVVASDKKTLMLDKNGSLKNIMNIKTPLKWTAETPNLYNLLITLRFDGKEQVIPQKIGFRKIELKDGNFYLNGEYFMLKGVNRHDHDPKTGRTVSRERIKKDLLLMKQHNINAVRTAHYPNDPYFYDLCDELGLYVMAETDLESHGFMWVKDLSRLTTDPTWKDAYVERIERAFHREKNHASIIFWSMGNESGFGENMKAMVARCRELDDTRLIHYEEDREGEVVDVISTMYSRVHKMDEYGKDPHAKPRVICEYAHAMGNGPGGLKEYQDIFYKYKSIQGGFVWEWIDHGIEAVDENGDIYYLYGGDYGDYPNNSNFCIDGLVFPDQKPSPGLIEYKKIIEPVKISEKNLELGEVKVRNMYDFISLDHLELKWEVVAGETLLKSGAADIGEIDPGMEGVVKIPITDMDINLVNTDYYLNFSIVTKKTSSWAVAGYELTREQLLLPFKLEEEYTKKTKKGVRFEVIEEDHELLVQGEDFEVNFCKVRGKLLSYKLKGREVIEKSPFFNMWRAPIDNDMYIREIWTKNYFKQMQESVRSIETKVIDEYIELRVTARVAPPVFEYGYDINYRYRIYNTGILEIGLYGTPKNEFPTMVPKLGLQLGINKSYKNVSWYGRGEGESYCDSKLANEFGVYRKTVDELFTNYIYPQENGNRTDTNWAAFTTHKGDGFFVKSDRRIDFSAHFYTMEDLESATHSNKLRKRDFITLNLDYAQNGLGSNSCGQEQLPAHRLDAKEFKYNMIFVPFSKDEIDEIELNRKYKA; encoded by the coding sequence ATGTTAGATTGGGAAAATCAAAATCTTTTGCACAAAAATAGGATGGGGGCCAGGGCTAATTTTTATACCTATGGAAGTAGAGAGGATGCACTCAGTTCTATGAGGGGAAGATCAGAGGGGTTTAAATTATTAAATGGGGTATGGAAATTTTCATATTATGAAAATCCAAGATTCGTACCTTCAAATTTTTATAGTGAGAAATTTGACAGCAGTAGATTAGATGATATAGAAGTTCCCAGCTGCTGGCAATTAAAGGGTTATGGTCAGATGCAGTATACAGATGAAGGCTATCCATTTACTGTAGATGCACCCCATGTTCCCAGTGAAAATCCAACAGGAATCTATATAAGGGAATTTTACCTGAATAAAGATGAGATCAAAAAACAAAATATTATCAGGTTTGACGGGGTGGACTCTATTTTTTACCTCTATATAAATGGCAGAGAGGTAGGGATGAGTAAGGGAAGCAGACTGACTGCTGAATTTGATATTACAGATTATGTTAGAGAGGGAATGAATAAGATTGTTGTTAAAGTTTTACAGTGGTCAGATGCTTCCTATATAGAGGATCAGGATATGTGGTGGTTATCAGGAATATTTAGAGATATATTTATTGTATCTAGAGATAAAGTGTCTATCCATGATATTTTTGTTAAAACTCATTTGGATTCAGAATATGAGGATGCAAAATTAGAAATAGATTTAGAATTAAAAAATCTGATGGAAGCTATAGAAGTAGAGATAGACTACACACTGCTAGATATAGAAAATAAAGTAGTGGCGTCAGATAAAAAAACTCTGATGTTAGATAAAAATGGATCATTAAAAAATATAATGAATATAAAAACACCATTAAAGTGGACAGCTGAAACTCCTAATCTATATAACTTATTAATAACTCTCAGGTTTGATGGTAAAGAACAAGTTATACCTCAGAAAATAGGATTTAGAAAAATTGAGTTAAAAGATGGAAATTTTTATTTAAATGGTGAATATTTCATGTTAAAAGGTGTAAACAGACATGATCATGACCCTAAAACCGGGAGAACAGTATCTAGAGAGAGGATAAAAAAAGATCTTCTCCTAATGAAGCAGCATAATATAAACGCAGTTAGAACTGCTCACTATCCAAATGATCCATATTTTTATGATCTCTGTGATGAGTTAGGTCTCTATGTAATGGCTGAAACAGATTTGGAATCTCATGGATTTATGTGGGTAAAAGATCTATCGAGACTAACTACAGATCCTACTTGGAAAGATGCATATGTAGAAAGAATTGAAAGGGCATTTCACAGGGAAAAAAATCATGCCTCTATAATATTTTGGTCCATGGGAAATGAATCAGGATTTGGAGAAAATATGAAAGCCATGGTGGCAAGATGCAGGGAATTAGATGATACGCGACTTATTCATTATGAGGAAGATAGGGAAGGAGAGGTAGTGGATGTAATTTCTACCATGTATTCCAGAGTCCATAAGATGGATGAATATGGAAAAGATCCCCATGCCAAACCCAGAGTGATCTGTGAGTATGCCCATGCCATGGGAAATGGTCCTGGAGGTCTGAAAGAATATCAGGATATATTTTATAAGTATAAATCAATTCAAGGTGGATTTGTCTGGGAATGGATAGACCATGGAATAGAAGCGGTAGATGAAAACGGGGATATTTACTATCTATATGGAGGGGATTATGGAGATTACCCGAATAATTCAAACTTTTGTATAGACGGTCTTGTTTTTCCAGATCAAAAACCTTCTCCAGGTTTAATTGAATATAAAAAAATTATAGAACCTGTAAAAATAAGTGAGAAAAACTTAGAATTAGGAGAAGTAAAAGTAAGGAATATGTATGATTTTATATCGCTGGATCACTTAGAATTAAAGTGGGAAGTAGTAGCTGGTGAAACTCTTTTAAAGAGCGGGGCAGCAGATATAGGAGAGATCGATCCAGGAATGGAAGGGGTAGTAAAAATTCCAATAACAGATATGGATATAAATTTAGTTAATACAGACTACTATCTAAATTTTTCTATAGTGACTAAAAAGACTTCTTCTTGGGCTGTAGCTGGTTATGAACTGACAAGGGAACAGTTACTGCTGCCTTTTAAATTAGAAGAGGAGTACACAAAAAAAACAAAGAAAGGTGTCCGGTTTGAAGTTATTGAAGAGGATCACGAACTTTTAGTCCAAGGAGAAGATTTTGAAGTTAACTTTTGTAAGGTGAGAGGAAAACTTCTAAGCTATAAATTAAAGGGAAGAGAAGTAATAGAAAAGTCACCATTTTTTAATATGTGGAGAGCTCCCATCGACAATGATATGTATATCAGGGAGATCTGGACAAAGAATTACTTCAAACAGATGCAGGAATCTGTAAGGAGTATAGAAACAAAAGTTATCGATGAATATATAGAATTGAGGGTGACAGCTAGGGTAGCTCCTCCAGTATTCGAATATGGTTATGATATTAATTATAGATATAGGATATATAATACAGGTATTTTAGAGATAGGTCTTTACGGGACACCTAAAAATGAATTCCCAACAATGGTGCCTAAGTTGGGATTACAGTTAGGTATAAATAAAAGTTATAAAAATGTATCCTGGTATGGAAGGGGAGAAGGAGAATCATATTGTGATTCCAAACTTGCCAATGAATTTGGTGTATACAGAAAAACTGTAGATGAATTATTTACCAACTATATATATCCCCAAGAAAATGGAAACAGGACAGATACAAATTGGGCAGCTTTTACCACTCATAAGGGAGATGGGTTCTTTGTTAAATCAGATAGGAGGATAGATTTTTCAGCACATTTTTATACAATGGAAGATTTAGAGAGTGCAACCCATTCAAATAAGCTGAGAAAAAGAGATTTTATAACTCTCAACTTAGACTATGCTCAGAATGGTTTAGGAAGTAACAGCTGCGGGCAGGAACAGCTCCCAGCTCATAGGTTAGATGCAAAAGAATTTAAATACAATATGATCTTTGTACCATTCTCTAAAGATGAGATAGACGAGATTGAATTAAACAGAAAGTATAAAGCATAG
- a CDS encoding N-acetyltransferase: MENIAIINLLDEKKILAMDGEIVAGHLIYESEDKIIYVNSIYVDPEYRNRFLGKKLLDQCVAYARKEGFKIFPRCSYAARLFEKTDKYDDVKII; encoded by the coding sequence ATGGAAAACATTGCAATTATAAACTTATTGGATGAGAAAAAAATTTTAGCTATGGATGGAGAGATTGTGGCAGGTCATCTGATATATGAATCTGAAGATAAAATTATATATGTCAATAGTATATATGTAGATCCTGAATATAGAAATAGATTTTTAGGTAAAAAATTATTGGATCAGTGTGTGGCTTATGCCAGAAAAGAAGGCTTTAAGATTTTTCCTCGATGCTCATATGCTGCAAGGCTATTTGAAAAAACAGATAAATATGATGATGTAAAAATAATTTAA
- the pepV gene encoding dipeptidase PepV, whose product MLQDKVLNYKDDVVKSIQEAIRIKSVEEAALPGMPFGEGPAKALAHFLELGEKLGFESTNFDNYAGHIDFGDGEETLAILGHVDVVPEGEGWDHDPYGGIIADGKIYGRGTLDDKGPMIMCMYAMKALKDSGLKLNKKIRMILGANEETNWGCMDHYFGTLKMPQPTLAFTPDSSFPVTFAEKGIMQVTMTKNIDTKNITIEGGKAFNSVAESCEMTFPAELLSILEAKVKEYNENNEYKMEIKDGKLISYGKSSHGARPQSGYNAISALMGTLEGVDLGEISEFVTFYNSKIGMEYNGVSMGIGFEDADSGKLSLNIGKVSIQDGKVELSIDMRYPVTTKKEAVLEGLEKAAAENNFELTVKSHTNALYSPKDTVLVKTLMDVYKEITGDADAEPVAIGGGTYARAVDNGVAFGALLHDQEDNMHQKNEYLEINKLDTLLKIYVEAIYRLAK is encoded by the coding sequence ATGTTACAAGATAAAGTATTAAACTATAAAGATGACGTAGTAAAATCAATACAGGAAGCTATTAGAATTAAGAGTGTAGAGGAAGCTGCTCTACCTGGAATGCCATTTGGAGAAGGTCCTGCAAAAGCCCTGGCTCACTTTTTAGAGTTAGGAGAAAAATTAGGATTTGAATCTACTAACTTTGATAACTATGCAGGACATATTGATTTCGGAGATGGAGAGGAAACTCTAGCTATCCTTGGACATGTAGATGTAGTACCTGAAGGGGAAGGATGGGACCACGATCCATATGGCGGGATCATTGCTGATGGTAAAATTTATGGTAGAGGAACTTTAGACGACAAGGGTCCTATGATCATGTGTATGTATGCTATGAAGGCGTTAAAAGATTCTGGACTAAAACTAAACAAGAAGATCAGAATGATCTTAGGAGCTAATGAGGAAACTAACTGGGGATGTATGGATCACTACTTTGGAACTTTAAAGATGCCTCAGCCAACTTTAGCATTTACTCCTGATTCAAGTTTCCCAGTTACATTTGCAGAAAAAGGAATTATGCAGGTGACTATGACTAAAAATATCGATACTAAAAACATCACTATCGAAGGTGGAAAAGCATTTAACTCAGTAGCAGAAAGTTGTGAAATGACATTCCCAGCTGAACTTTTAAGCATTTTAGAAGCTAAAGTGAAAGAGTACAATGAAAACAATGAATATAAGATGGAAATCAAAGATGGAAAATTAATCTCTTATGGTAAATCTTCTCATGGAGCCAGACCACAAAGTGGATATAATGCTATCTCTGCATTGATGGGAACTTTAGAAGGAGTAGATTTAGGAGAGATCTCTGAATTTGTAACTTTCTATAACTCTAAAATAGGAATGGAGTACAATGGTGTTTCTATGGGAATTGGATTTGAAGATGCAGATTCTGGAAAATTAAGTTTAAATATTGGAAAAGTATCTATCCAGGATGGTAAGGTAGAGTTAAGTATCGATATGAGATATCCTGTAACAACTAAAAAAGAAGCTGTTTTAGAAGGATTAGAAAAAGCTGCTGCAGAAAATAATTTTGAATTAACTGTAAAGAGCCACACCAATGCGCTTTATTCTCCTAAAGACACTGTCTTAGTAAAAACACTTATGGATGTATACAAAGAGATCACAGGAGATGCAGATGCTGAACCTGTAGCTATTGGTGGGGGAACATATGCAAGAGCCGTAGACAATGGTGTAGCATTTGGAGCATTATTACATGATCAAGAGGACAATATGCACCAAAAAAATGAGTATTTAGAGATCAACAAGTTAGATACATTGTTAAAGATCTATGTAGAAGCTATCTATAGATTAGCCAAATAA